A genomic window from Archaeoglobus neptunius includes:
- a CDS encoding tRNA (guanine(10)-N(2))-dimethyltransferase produces MITEGKATVETDGVFYNPRMKFCRDLDMLIFTRMDSRGYLDALAASGIRGIRASLEASKDPIFNDKDPTAVETIKKNLKLNGLEAEVINRDAAVLMRERSFEHIDIDPFGSPAPFTDSACFSVRKYLSITATDTAALCGSATNSGLKKYSSYAVKTDTYHETGLRMLIGFVVREGAKYEKALTPLVSWAREHYYRVHFRVRKSTSLSSRIYEKMGYLGFCPKCLRKRILGMGEGVERCDCGGKFVQIGPLWLGEIKDDEFVEKIWRDSDGKLREFVSKLKEETDTPTTYNLQQIASRATKEVPPTSKVVEKLIEIGYRASKTHYCGYCIRTDADVDVIYRLIRN; encoded by the coding sequence ATGATCACCGAGGGAAAGGCGACAGTTGAAACTGATGGGGTTTTCTACAATCCGCGTATGAAATTCTGCAGAGATTTGGATATGCTGATTTTTACACGGATGGACAGCAGAGGGTATCTGGATGCTCTGGCCGCAAGTGGAATCAGAGGAATAAGAGCATCTCTGGAGGCCTCAAAAGATCCGATCTTCAACGATAAAGACCCCACTGCGGTTGAAACAATAAAGAAAAATTTGAAGCTGAACGGTCTTGAGGCGGAAGTCATCAACAGGGATGCTGCAGTACTGATGAGGGAAAGGAGCTTTGAGCATATCGACATCGATCCTTTCGGGTCTCCGGCACCGTTTACAGACTCAGCATGCTTCTCGGTCAGAAAATACCTGAGCATTACCGCAACAGATACAGCAGCACTCTGCGGCAGTGCCACAAACTCCGGGCTTAAGAAGTATTCATCATACGCAGTCAAAACAGACACGTATCATGAAACCGGACTCAGAATGCTGATCGGATTTGTGGTTAGGGAAGGTGCGAAGTACGAAAAAGCCCTAACTCCCCTTGTCTCCTGGGCAAGGGAGCACTACTACAGAGTTCATTTCAGGGTGAGAAAATCCACATCACTTTCCTCCCGAATTTATGAAAAAATGGGTTATCTGGGTTTCTGTCCTAAATGTCTGAGGAAGAGAATTCTTGGGATGGGAGAGGGTGTGGAGAGATGTGATTGCGGGGGCAAATTTGTGCAGATCGGCCCTCTGTGGTTGGGTGAGATAAAGGACGATGAGTTTGTGGAAAAGATTTGGAGAGATTCAGATGGAAAGCTGAGGGAATTTGTGAGTAAACTGAAAGAGGAGACAGACACACCCACCACCTACAATCTTCAGCAAATTGCAAGCAGAGCAACAAAAGAGGTCCCACCAACCTCAAAGGTGGTGGAAAAGCTCATTGAAATCGGATATAGAGCATCGAAAACCCATTACTGCGGGTACTGTATAAGAACTGACGCCGATGTTGACGTGATTTACAGGCTGATAAGAAATTAA
- a CDS encoding NTPase — protein MRIAVTGRPGVGKTTLCLKVYEALKDNTNISGFITREVRDGGRRIGFRLCNLSTGEEVWLARVGEGKVRVGKYAVFLNNFEKFLDGIDVGDITIIDEVGPMELKSRRFVEFVENIMGRDGLLFTVHYRSKHWLIEKIRKQFSLYILDEFNRDKITEEVIKALEETG, from the coding sequence GTTGGGAAGACGACATTATGCCTGAAAGTTTATGAGGCCCTGAAGGATAACACAAACATTTCTGGTTTTATAACAAGAGAAGTTAGGGATGGCGGCAGGAGAATCGGCTTCAGGCTCTGCAATCTCAGTACCGGAGAGGAGGTCTGGCTGGCCAGAGTTGGTGAAGGTAAGGTCAGGGTGGGGAAGTATGCCGTTTTTCTCAATAATTTTGAAAAATTTCTTGATGGCATTGATGTGGGGGACATCACTATAATCGACGAAGTGGGACCAATGGAGCTGAAAAGCAGGAGGTTTGTTGAGTTTGTTGAGAACATCATGGGCAGGGATGGGTTGTTGTTTACAGTTCATTACAGATCGAAGCACTGGTTGATTGAAAAGATAAGAAAGCAGTTTAGTCTGTACATACTTGATGAGTTTAACAGGGATAAGATTACCGAAGAAGTGATAAAAGCGCTGGAGGAAACCGGATGA